In the genome of Pseudanabaena mucicola str. Chao 1806, the window CTGAGTCTGGTTGCGATCGCTTCGGGCAGCATTTTAATGCCTTGGCGGAATGAACCTAGTTCGCCAGACTTCACCTTGGGAATATTCAGATCGTTCAGCTTTTGGGATTTGCGATCTTTTGCCGTCAGGATAGCTCCTGCGATCAAACCACCATAGTCATTCTCAAGACGGAAAATTTTAGAAAAAGCGGCTCTAGCACTGAGACGTTTGGGATCACCCGCATAGACTCCAGAGATAAAAGGTGCAACTAAGCGCTCCACTGCTTGCTTACCTAAGAGTCGCGAAAAAAACTGGTCAACAGATTCTTCTCCACTCATGGCAGGACGCGCAAAACCTAATGCACCCAGAGCTAGTCGAATCTTGCCGCCCCAAGTAAGGATTTTGGAGGCGATCGCGCTAGGTGGACTCATCGGCAGTGCATTTAACTTGCCATTGAGAAATATAAATCGCGGCAACTTACCGTCAGCAAGTACCAATTCATCCTTGAGCCCTACCTGTACGGCTAGACGCAATAACTCTGGTGATGGCTGAAAGCTATTGGGTCCCTCTTCCCAGAGATAGCCTTCATCATTACGGTTACTGGTGATTGCACCACCCACGCGATCTTGAGCTTCTGCAACTAAAACACGGTAATTTTTGGCAATCGCGAGTTCATGGGCGATCGCTAAACCAGAAATTCCTGCCCCAACGACAAGAACATCTAAGGATTGATTAACTTCGGTGGTTTGGGCAGAAGTCATAGTGGAGGAGATTGAACTAAACTGAGTAATGAAATAAGGCATTCAAATAGACTTTGGCGGTGCTGCGATAGCTATGGGATGAACCACTAAGGCGATCGCTACCTCCATTTTGCAGTAGGAACAATGACAAAGCAGCAGCAAATACGCGATCCTGATCCCAATCAGGGTGGGATTCTAGATAATTTTTGAGAGTTTCGTGCAGTTCTTCAGGAATTTCGGCAAGGATGCTGACAGTTGTATTCATGCTGAAACCTCAACTTTTAAACAAGTTCTATAGAAATGATGCAACCATTTTTTAGAGGTCGGGACTTAATTGTGCGTTCAACTAGCAGATCTTGTCAACGTAACGAAGAGAGCAATACTAATGACAAACAAACGAATCAAATTTGAAAGGATCAGTACTTTAACCTGTATTTATTTACATTTCTTCATTTGACTCAAGTTTCAAAAAGTTTTCCCAAGTGATTTCATTCTCATATTAATGAATCCTTAACCAGCAAGGCAAAGACATCACCGTCAATAAAATCACCTGTGGAAAACCCCTAGTAATCTGTGGAAAAAGCCTCAATATCTGTGGAAAACCCTGTGGAAAACTTGTGATTTAGGAATTTTAAAATTATTTAAAGTTATTTTTTTTTAATATTTGTGATCTTTTATCTGAATATAACCATATAGTTTTTAACGACATTTTCTGACTATTTCTAGGCTATTGCAGCCAATTTTCAGGTACAACAACTAGTGTTGTACCTTCTCTGCGTAAAACAATTACTTTTTGCTGGGCAGTGATCTCAATTCTGGAATCATCACACCTCGCTTTCCATGACACTCCCTCATATCGGACTCGTCCAGTTTCCCCTGCAGGAATTGCTGTAAGCGTAATACCTTCTCGTGCCTCTTGTAGTTGATGAGAATCCCTAGGAATAAAGCGTCGTGACAACATCACTAATAGCCCTGAGATCACCATCCATGCGAATATTTGTAGGGCAGGCAGGGGAAGAATTAATGCAATAACTGCCACGCATAAAGCAGCCACTCCCATCGCTCCAGCAATCAAAAAAGTTGGCAATGGCACTAGCAACTCGATCGCACATAGAGACATGCCAATAATTAGCCAGATTTGAATAGGTGTTAAGTTCATTGATCGCTTGAGCTATTAATAAAACTAGAAGCTTCTGTAGATGTGCTAGATTCTGATTTAGTCGTTTTACTAATGGTTGTCATGGGGGTAGGGCTATTGATTTTGACCTTTTCCTGCTCTAAAGACTTTTCGCGCCTTTCCCGATCATCGATAGCTGGCTTAATCAACTTACTACGCGCAACTTCGATGTTAGTTGGTAATTTCTCCGTTGCAGTTTCACTAGGACGCGAATTGCTTGGTGTCGGCAAATTATCCAGATTAGGAGCCGTCGATAGCAAACCACCTAATCCATTAATCAAATTACGAATATTGTTCCGCAGTTGGGGATCGCCTGTGAGTTCATCTAAATCTGCCGTAATCTTCTTTGCATTGGCAAAGGTTGCCCTCGCTGAGTCGAGAGTTTCTCGCAGGGAAGCAATGGTTGCTGGATCGCTCAATTCTCCTGTAACCTTTCGTAGGTTTGCCGATGTTTCTGCCGCATTGTCTGCAAGTTTTTGCAAATTTGCAATCAGTTTACCGTCATTGAGAAGAGGTTTCGCACTAGCCAAGAGTGATCGCGCTTCTCGTGAAGCTGCCGCAATTCCATCTAGAGTTTGCGCTAATTTCTCGCGATTGACCTCAATTAAATCTTGAGCACTGTTGGCGACACTACCCACCTTATTCGCCGCACCACTAATCGCATCAGCCGTATCTCCAAACTTCACAATCTGGTTTTCAAATGTTCCAACAACACGGTTAGCTGAATCAGTTAATTTTTGGATACTTTTTGCCGTCACTTTTGCCGAATTTAACGTGTCATTGAGGTTATCGATTAGACCTTGGTCATTGATTTTGCGAAGGGTCGCACTCATATCCTTGAGAAGTAAGGTAAAACTCACGCCCCTAGATCCTTCAATCTGTCCACCCTGACAAACAATCAGATCATTGTTGCATTCCTTGGCTAAGGGATTGAGGTTTGGATCCAGTGTCACCTTATCCTTCGGTGGAAAAATGTCAATATTGGTATTGCCTAAAAAACCACTCTGATTAGTCTCAGCGACAGACAGTTTTGGAATAATTAATTTGGAATTTTCCACGGTCACCAGTATATCAACACTATCGGTTTGAGCAGTCAAGGCGGTAACTCGACCGATTTCGACACCACGAAACCTCACGACGGAGCCAGTATTTAACCCACTAGCATCAGGTAATTTGATCGTAAATGTAAACTTAGAACTATTCAGTAGCTGCCCGCGCAACCATAACAATGCACCGCCAAGAGCAACCACTCCACCGATGATAAATAAGCCAAGCGCACCGTCTCGTAATGTTTTTCGCTGCACGAGTCTTATACCTCCTTAGTCAAAAGTTGAATTGGTCCTTCAGTACTGCCACTAAAGAATTGTCTAACATACGGGTTGTCTGCCGTATCAATTGTACTCACGTTTCCTGCATAGCGCACCGATCCGCGATATAAAACCATCAGGCGATCAGCGGTACGACGGATTGTACTGTCTTGGTGAGTCACCACAATATAGCTATCACAGACCTGTTGATCCCTAAGCGATCGCATTAAGTCCTCGATGATTGTCGAAGCGATAGGATCAAGCCCTGCAGTTGGTTCGTCATAGAGTAGGATTTTTTTAGCTTGCGTTTTTGTCGTGGGGTCATCCATTATGGCTCGGGCAAAGCTGACTCGCTTACGCATCCCACCTGATAGCTGACTAGGGTAGCGATTGCTAATATTTTCTAGTCCCACTAAAGCTAATTTTTGTTCAACCAGTCGATAAATTTCACGGCGGGATAATCGTGAATGCTCAAATAGGGAAAAGCCCACATTTTCAGCCACTGTCAGTGAGTCAAATAACGCTGCACTTTGAAATACCATGCCAATGTTGAGACCATAGCTACCTTCTTGAATATCTTCTTCAGACTCCACAAGGTTGCCATTGACATATACTTCACCTGAATCAGCAGTCAACAAGCCACAAATTACCCGCAAAATTGTTGATTTACCTGTACCAGAAGGACCAATAATCGCGATCGCCTCTCCAGAATGTACTGTCAGATCAAAACCTTTAAGGATAGGGTTTTGTCCAAAGCTCTTATGAATCCCACGCAGTTCTAGCAAGGGTGTAACAACACTGCTACTTTTTTTAGTCAGAGATCTAACTGGCTCCATTGGTATTTGTCGCTGATAAGATACATAGCTCTACAAAAAACTAACATTTTTGCAGAAACATTTCCTAAAAAGCCAAAAAGAAAAGGACGCTTTGCGCCCTTTTCTGAGTCTAAATGAGGATCAATTTTCTAGGTTTAGCTTTGCCGTACCCAAAAATTTGATCTTTATGAAATTGCAAAACCCTAACCGAACCTACCGCTAATATACTCTTCAGTAGCAACTTGCTTAGGACTGCTAAAAATTACGGATGTGCGATCGATCTCCACCAATTTACCAGTGCGCTTACCAGTTTCGCTGAGTTCAGTATTAAAGAACGCAGTCATATCTGCAGATCGCGAAGCTTGCTGCATGTTGTGAGTCACAATTACCAGAGTATACTTCTGCTTTAGCTCTTGCATCAATTCTTCAATGCGAAGGGTTGAGATTGGATCAAGAGCCGAGCAAGGCTCATCCATTAAGATTACCTGTGGCTCGACGGCGATTGCTCTAGCAATACATAGACGTTGCTGCTGTCCACCAGAAAGAGCTAAACCACTCTGATTTAGTTGGTCCTTTACCTCATCCCAAATTGCGGCTGATCGCAAAGATTTTTCGACCAAATCAGCCATATCGTTCTTAGAACCCTTAAATCCATTAATTCGAGGACCGAAGGCAATATTTTCATAAATAGACTTTGGAAAAGGATTAGGACGTTGGAATACCATCCCAATATGACGACGAACTGCTACGGGATCGATTTTAGGATCGTAAAGGTTATGACCATTAAAGGTTATTTTCCCCCTAACTTTTGCACCCTCAATCAAATCATTGAGACGATTAAAACATCTCAGGATCGTACTCTTACCACATCCTGAAGGTCCAATAAATGCGGTAATTTGATTTTTGGCAATTTCTAAGTTAACACCTGCTACTGCTGGTGAGTTGGAACTATAAAAAACATTAACGTCTTCAACCTTTAAAATTGCCTGATTTTCGGAAATGCTGTTGCTTAAGTTCATTGTAAAAAACCAAATTCGTTAGATTTATCTTTCATTAAATACTCTGAGTTAATTTGCACGACTGCGTAGAAAGATTGCGATCAAATTCATACCTAAAACCAAAATTAAAAGCACCACGATCCCAGCCGAAGCTAGTACCTGAAATTCTGCCTTAGGGTCACCCACCCATTCATAGATTTGGTAAGGCAGAACTGAGAAGAAATTATCGTTTGACCATAATGTATCTGTAAATACATCTCCTATCTTACCACTGAACAAAGCTCCAAAGTTTATGGGGGAAGCCTTAGGATCGAATAGAACAGTACCAGCGCCAAGAACAACAATCGGTGCAGTCTCACCGATACCTCTAGAAGTAGATATAATCACCGCCGTCAAAATGCCTGGTAATGCCGCAGGTAAAACATGATGGCGAATTGTCTGCCACTTAGTTGCCCCAACTCCGTAGGATGCCTGGCGAATAGATTGAGGAACAGCGCGAATCGCTTCTCTAGAGATGACGATGACTGGCGGTAAAATGAGTAATGTAATTGTCAAAATCCCTGTCACTAATACAGCCCGACCACCATACATACCGCGTACAAATAACCCTAAGCCTAATAGTCCATAGATAATTGATGGAATACCAGCTAAGTTGTAAATATTTAGTTCAATTAAATCTGTAAACCAATTTTTTTTTGCATATTCTTCTAAGTAAATTGCGGAGCAAACTCCAAGCGGAACTACTAGTAACAATACATAGGAAAGCATCGCTATAGAGCCAAGAATTGCAGCCCTGTATCCAGACTCTGATGGGCGGCGAGATGGATATAATTGGAATAAATCCCAATTGAGTCGGCTAGAGCCATCCTGCACTACCTTATAAATTAAAAAAGCAAGAACAATTAGCCCAAGGGAGGTGGCAAAAATACAGAAAGCGGCAAATATTTTTCCCCATAGCTGCCTTGATTTGAGCTTAGGTTCAAATCTTGACTCAATAGGCTGTCCTTCAATCGTTTCTAATATATCTGAGCTGTTACTCATAGGTTTCTTGGAATCGTTTGCTAATTTGCTTACTGATAATGTTGAGCAGGAGGGTGATCAGAAATAGGGTCATGCCAACTGCAAAAAGAGCCTCATATTCCACACTGCCAACTCGCGAATCGCCTTTGGCGACTTGAGCTATGTAAGCAGTCATCGTGCCAACGGTTTGTCTAGGATCTAGTGTGAGAATTGGTCTTTGTCCTGCAGCGATCGCTACAATCATTGTTTCTCCGACAGCACGAGATATGCCCAAGATAATCGCAGCACAAATACCTGACAACGCAGCAGGAAAAACAATATTGGTCGTGACTTCCTTTTTGGTAGAGCCAAGTCCATAGGCGGCTTCACGTAAAGACCTTGGTACTGCAATCATTGCATCAGTACTAATCGATCCGATTGTAGGAACAATCATCACACCCATGATTAAACCCGCACTAAGAGCGTTAAAACCTTGCAGCCCAGGAATTAATTTGCCAAGGATTGGGGTAATAAATGTCAGTGCAAAGTATCCATACACAACAGTGGGAACACCCGCTAGCAACTCAATTACTGGGCGCAAAAACTTACCTAATCTTGGTGGGGCGTATTCTGAAAGATAAACGGCGGTTGCTAGTCCCAGAGGAGTTGCTACCAACATAGCAATTAGAGCCACAATCAATGTGCCGTTAACTGTTGGCCATACACAAAAACTTTTCTCGGCAAACTGTGGTGTCCAGCTACAGCTATAACTACCGTTTTCTAAGGTTTTAC includes:
- the hemG gene encoding protoporphyrinogen oxidase codes for the protein MTSAQTTEVNQSLDVLVVGAGISGLAIAHELAIAKNYRVLVAEAQDRVGGAITSNRNDEGYLWEEGPNSFQPSPELLRLAVQVGLKDELVLADGKLPRFIFLNGKLNALPMSPPSAIASKILTWGGKIRLALGALGFARPAMSGEESVDQFFSRLLGKQAVERLVAPFISGVYAGDPKRLSARAAFSKIFRLENDYGGLIAGAILTAKDRKSQKLNDLNIPKVKSGELGSFRQGIKMLPEAIATRLRDQGTAVKQQWTLRSIEKQCEIYVSQFDTPTGTETITSRSVVLTTPAYVSAKLLQSYLPAASQALSEIFYPTVACAVLAYPKSEFAYDMRGFGNLIPRTQGVRTLGTIWSSSLFAGRAPEGWQLLLNFIGGTLDPALANLSEAEIVQAVHQDLKKTLLRPNTKAEPKAIAVHVWDKAIPQYEIGHLERLATIEAELQKSQGLYVSANFIGGVSLGDCIKRSLQEADKIAAFLK
- a CDS encoding DUF2811 domain-containing protein; translation: MNTTVSILAEIPEELHETLKNYLESHPDWDQDRVFAAALSLFLLQNGGSDRLSGSSHSYRSTAKVYLNALFHYSV
- a CDS encoding NfeD family protein, whose amino-acid sequence is MNLTPIQIWLIIGMSLCAIELLVPLPTFLIAGAMGVAALCVAVIALILPLPALQIFAWMVISGLLVMLSRRFIPRDSHQLQEAREGITLTAIPAGETGRVRYEGVSWKARCDDSRIEITAQQKVIVLRREGTTLVVVPENWLQ
- a CDS encoding MlaD family protein, yielding MQRKTLRDGALGLFIIGGVVALGGALLWLRGQLLNSSKFTFTIKLPDASGLNTGSVVRFRGVEIGRVTALTAQTDSVDILVTVENSKLIIPKLSVAETNQSGFLGNTNIDIFPPKDKVTLDPNLNPLAKECNNDLIVCQGGQIEGSRGVSFTLLLKDMSATLRKINDQGLIDNLNDTLNSAKVTAKSIQKLTDSANRVVGTFENQIVKFGDTADAISGAANKVGSVANSAQDLIEVNREKLAQTLDGIAAASREARSLLASAKPLLNDGKLIANLQKLADNAAETSANLRKVTGELSDPATIASLRETLDSARATFANAKKITADLDELTGDPQLRNNIRNLINGLGGLLSTAPNLDNLPTPSNSRPSETATEKLPTNIEVARSKLIKPAIDDRERREKSLEQEKVKINSPTPMTTISKTTKSESSTSTEASSFINSSSDQ
- a CDS encoding ABC transporter ATP-binding protein: MEPVRSLTKKSSSVVTPLLELRGIHKSFGQNPILKGFDLTVHSGEAIAIIGPSGTGKSTILRVICGLLTADSGEVYVNGNLVESEEDIQEGSYGLNIGMVFQSAALFDSLTVAENVGFSLFEHSRLSRREIYRLVEQKLALVGLENISNRYPSQLSGGMRKRVSFARAIMDDPTTKTQAKKILLYDEPTAGLDPIASTIIEDLMRSLRDQQVCDSYIVVTHQDSTIRRTADRLMVLYRGSVRYAGNVSTIDTADNPYVRQFFSGSTEGPIQLLTKEV
- the pstB gene encoding phosphate ABC transporter ATP-binding protein PstB: MNLSNSISENQAILKVEDVNVFYSSNSPAVAGVNLEIAKNQITAFIGPSGCGKSTILRCFNRLNDLIEGAKVRGKITFNGHNLYDPKIDPVAVRRHIGMVFQRPNPFPKSIYENIAFGPRINGFKGSKNDMADLVEKSLRSAAIWDEVKDQLNQSGLALSGGQQQRLCIARAIAVEPQVILMDEPCSALDPISTLRIEELMQELKQKYTLVIVTHNMQQASRSADMTAFFNTELSETGKRTGKLVEIDRTSVIFSSPKQVATEEYISGRFG
- the pstA gene encoding phosphate ABC transporter permease PstA, yielding MSNSSDILETIEGQPIESRFEPKLKSRQLWGKIFAAFCIFATSLGLIVLAFLIYKVVQDGSSRLNWDLFQLYPSRRPSESGYRAAILGSIAMLSYVLLLVVPLGVCSAIYLEEYAKKNWFTDLIELNIYNLAGIPSIIYGLLGLGLFVRGMYGGRAVLVTGILTITLLILPPVIVISREAIRAVPQSIRQASYGVGATKWQTIRHHVLPAALPGILTAVIISTSRGIGETAPIVVLGAGTVLFDPKASPINFGALFSGKIGDVFTDTLWSNDNFFSVLPYQIYEWVGDPKAEFQVLASAGIVVLLILVLGMNLIAIFLRSRAN
- the pstC gene encoding phosphate ABC transporter permease subunit PstC, which translates into the protein MSNPVNNPEPDSPDSLDIYQRADRNIRESAIGYALLLCTFISVLTTLAIVYVLASETVSFFGKASIGEFLFGKTLENGSYSCSWTPQFAEKSFCVWPTVNGTLIVALIAMLVATPLGLATAVYLSEYAPPRLGKFLRPVIELLAGVPTVVYGYFALTFITPILGKLIPGLQGFNALSAGLIMGVMIVPTIGSISTDAMIAVPRSLREAAYGLGSTKKEVTTNIVFPAALSGICAAIILGISRAVGETMIVAIAAGQRPILTLDPRQTVGTMTAYIAQVAKGDSRVGSVEYEALFAVGMTLFLITLLLNIISKQISKRFQETYE